In Tenebrio molitor chromosome 1, icTenMoli1.1, whole genome shotgun sequence, the sequence aattacaatcACAACACTTTAAAAGAATGTTGAAAGTTATTTCGCTGTGAAGAAATTGTTCTCCTGTGAATTCTGGACCTctgttttgttgtaaaaacaCTATCGCAGGAACTCACCAGAGTTAATTGAAACATGGTAAATCCGACCGAAATTGCGCTTGTAAAAAATTGCAAGAGCACGATCCAGTTAAAGAAGCTGTTAGATTCTTGTGCAAACCTGCAAGAGTAAGTTATTGAAAAAGTAATACAATCATTTGATCGTACTTTAAAATTGCTCGATGATGTTTAACACAATTGATCAAATTTGACCTCATCTCCTTCTCGTCACCTCCGAGATGCTTCAAATCATCACACAAGATGTCACACTGCGCCCCAATGAACATGTTCAACGCAGCTATCAACATGTCGATGTTGAGACTAGCCGAAACCAGGTACCAAATCGAGACAACTTGGTGGATGTAGGTGATTTCGTACAATGGCGAAATCTTGCTGTTGTAAGGGTACCACGCTAGAAAGGGTAAGCGATGTACTTTGGTCCACTTATCCAAGATAGGGTAAGTCGACCAGAAGAAAGTAGTGTTGTAGCATAACACCCTGAAGACTAGGTAGAAGCGCCTCCAGAAGAGGATGCTAGGCTGGATCAGTCGGATTTGTCTGTCGTTCCTAGGCTGAAAAATGTCGTCGGTGATGTTGACGAAGAGTTGCTTGAGAGTCTTCATGTTTTGCAGAAGGTAGTAGGTTTTGGCCACGGTGCCTATGCAGGAAAGGGTGACGAAAATCGAAGAGGTGAAAGCTTCCAAGTCGTCCATGATGAAGTAGATGTTGAAGGTTTGGACGAAGCTGTGGCTGCAGAGGAGGCCTAGGACGCAGAAGGCTGCGTATGCTGTGTAGGAGTTGGGTTTGTAGGTTTCGTTGCCTTTGGGCCAGAGGCCTAGGATCTTCAAAGAGAGGATGTTGG encodes:
- the LOC138131386 gene encoding odorant receptor 49b-like; its protein translation is MEDFDWKKTLKTNILSLKILGLWPKGNETYKPNSYTAYAAFCVLGLLCSHSFVQTFNIYFIMDDLEAFTSSIFVTLSCIGTVAKTYYLLQNMKTLKQLFVNITDDIFQPRNDRQIRLIQPSILFWRRFYLVFRVLCYNTTFFWSTYPILDKWTKVHRLPFLAWYPYNSKISPLYEITYIHQVVSIWYLVSASLNIDMLIAALNMFIGAQCDILCDDLKHLGGDEKEMRSNLINCVKHHRAILKFAQESNSFFNWIVLLQFFTSAISVGFTMFQLTLVVPFSGQFYSFICYGNAIIIEMFIYCWFGNEVEIKSSAIPYAAFECNWVGVSLPIQKNLVIFTLRTQRPIKLSAVNLFYLTLDTFKAILRTSWSYFTVLNQANSRSV